A stretch of Lactuca sativa cultivar Salinas chromosome 6, Lsat_Salinas_v11, whole genome shotgun sequence DNA encodes these proteins:
- the LOC111908811 gene encoding MFP1 attachment factor 1: protein MTDQTEEQTTTVAAGEDSDITVKQAKPSVDETVKKLEKMSFSIWPPTQRTRDAVIKRLIETLSDKSVLSDRYGIVPADEAADVASRIEEDAFNAASASPVAANDDGIEILQCYSKEISKRMLDTVKSRSASSAASLTPDEKDGATTDSSAQDGESSTVEA from the coding sequence ATGACGGACCAAACCGAGGAACAAACGACAACAGTTGCCGCCGGAGAAGATTCCGATATCACCGTCAAACAGGCGAAGCCGTCAGTCGATGAGACAGTGAAGAAGCTGGAAAAGATGAGCTTCAGCATTTGGCCGCCAACGCAACGCACTCGCGACGCCGTCATCAAGCGTCTCATCGAGACACTTTCCGACAAATCTGTCCTCTCCGATCGTTATGGAATAGTACCTGCTGATGAGGCCGCCGATGTCGCCAGTCGCATCGAGGAGGACGCCTTTAATGCCGCCTCCGCCTCACCTGTCGCTGCTAACGACGACGGAATCGAGATCCTTCAATGTTACTCGAAAGAGATCAGTAAGCGAATGCTTGACACCGTTAAGTCCAGATCTGCCTCATCAGCTGCCTCCCTGACTCCAGATGAAAAGGACGGTGCAACCACCGATTCTTCTGCTCAGGATGGAGAAAGCTCGACCGTGGAAGCCTAA